The DNA window gacaaatgaatgtgttttattttttaaaggaagagaaaaaacactgaCGTATGCAGGGTGGTCTGTGGAGAAACCAAAACAGAAGTTAGAGAAAGTGAGAAAGTCAAACCGGTCCTAAAGCATGGTCTTCTGTGTCACACCTTCGCTGCAGAGCAAAACAAGGTCTCAGTTGCAGAAAGCATTCTCATGTTCACACACGCAGGGACACATGTTGAGAGGAATTTGCTCTACATTTTCTGCACAGCTCTCTGAAAAGGTTGCTCAATCTCTCTCTGAAAttcactttttctctgtctgctcgAGCTGTGCACACGAAGGCGAAGTCAATCATGCAGAGGAATTTATGAGTCATTCCTCGGGCTGGTTAGTCGACATTTTGGCCCTTGGAGAAGTCAAAATATGAAGTCATCAAAACCAGAACGATGTTCTTTTGCGGTTTTAAAAAGTGAGATATTTGGAGCCTCTGACCACAGATTATCAGACACAACGACTGTTCTCAAACATAAAGAATCCATCTAGTGTGATCACCAGTTTGTGTAAACAACTTAAcaaatcctgttttttatttgaatgttacacTGAGAAACAGTTTAGCATGTTCTTAAATATGGAATCAATGTCCAATCTCATTAAATGTGGTGTCAATTGCGTTGTTGCAGTTTgtaaacaacattcaaactgggcccctcctcctgggctcatcgcccccagaagtgcacactcactgcaggactgTTTGAGTGTACTGCTtgtgtacctacactgcaagctactgCATGCTTGCACAAGCTAACAACCGGTGTTtgctgcctgtccaacagaaagcaggccaactccacgtccacgggtaaatgCCAACTGAAGTttcaccctcgttttggaaAGAGCTTAATCTGCTTGGCATTTTGTCTCACTATATTTACTCTTTTCTTCTCCGCTACGTCCACATCCATTATATTGGCCGGTCTGAATGGCGTCCATTCGCTGAACTGTACCCACTCCTAAACTCCACCTGCGCTCTGTAATTGGTTGGGCTAAACACCCAGGCTCTCCGACAAGAAACGTCCTGAGTCAACTAAAATGAAACAAGACATGAGCACCCAGAGGACAGGGTTTCTGCAGACACAGTTACCACCACACATGGAGGCCCAGGGACAGAGTGTTAGAAAGGCTTCCtaaaatacagacaaaataaagtcaaaacaaGCAGAAGAAGAATATAAAATAGAGCCAACTTTGACATCTGGATAGTCACAGACTGATGAATAAGAACAGAAACCACTTACTTCTTGTGGAAAGCGTGAGAACACGGACACACGCCAAGCTCGTCCCTGCTGCGAAACTCTTCTAAACACACTGCACACATTTGCTGAAAAGAACCAAACACATGGCCGTCACCTTCATTGTTTTCAGTTGAACCCGATACGAGTACATCATTACTCCTCGGTGTGCAATATTCAAAGCCAGAACAGTAGTTCAGCCATTCAGTTGCTACGATCCATATTTATATTCTGAGTATTTCTTGGAATTCTGGGTATTTTCGTAAAagcatcatttctttttttctgcatttgaaACCACTCCCTGCAGTCCGTTTTGCAATGATTCTATCTACCACCCAGTTAGCAGTAGCTAGTGCTTTTAGCATCTACACTGTGTTCAACTTACCCCCAGCAGACTGAGCTTCTTCCCGGCTCCTTTTAAAACGACCTGTCGACAAGGAAAGATTCATCTCAATATGCATATCAGATCAAAACAGCAAACGAGTACAGTCTGAATAAAGTAAACACCTGCATATCGTTTGAACGTATTACCTCATTGTATCCGTACTGTTCTCTTGAACCTTGTCGCCTGAGTCTGtgaagcacacacaaacaaacacaaaaatgaatcaAGCTGTAATTGAAGTCATAAAAATGGTAGTGTCTGCCTGCTGGCTACAGATCTGTCTTCTTTAGGACAGGTCCTGTCACGCTGCGTGAATCAGCTGAGATTAAAACAGCTCAGGAATTCACACAATGTCAGAGTCAAGTAAGAGCCTGTGAAAGGACGCACAGCACGAGCAGATATACGTCCAACCTTTGCAGAACGTGCCGTTGTGTAAGATCTTCTGATTAGCAGAACTCTCCTGCTCTGTTCATGGGGATGGAGTTTGTAAAGGATTCAGGATTTATACGTTCATGTCGTTTGTTGGGGTCAGAAACTGTCAAAAGTGGGAGTCATGGGTCATAAGGAGTTTACATATATGTGTTGTTTGGTTAATCTAATTATATGTGCCATGCTATGAACTAGTGTTTCCCGAGACGAGACtagtgctctgagaccgagacaagaccaggaacaacgcagggcgagaccgagacaagaccaacagtccaagaccataaatatcaatatcATCTTTTTtacagggggcgtgtcactcacttagaccgtaacaccgggaaggttgcgacCGTAACCggggaataaaaaatgaaattatgaatGATTTGAAGTTATTACTTCTTATATAAAGGCCTTCTAATTACAGTAATTACGTGGACCAATAgtctgtcagtggtggtcttgatttaaattTGGAGTCCGCCaagtctgagactgagacaagaccgagtaaaacaaatacaatttaacaaaaatgaaaaatgaaaacgaTGACTGCAGTGTCATGTATTTGGGTTGTTTGGATGGATAATCGTTGCTAAAGAGTCGGTCAGAAAACGCCTACAAACCTTCCTGACTTTCCAGATGAAATAAATCTACAAACAGGACATAGCCCACTGTCTTTTGTTATATTCTAAGCTATAaggtaaacatttaaacaggtTTTTCCAGAACCTCTGGAGCCGAATGCTGACATAACTGCGACCTGTCTGCATGAGCCTGAAGCAGTGTTCACTTCAACCTTTGACATTAGTCAACACGGGAGATCCCATGTAATACAAATGTAGATACACCAACCCGTAAGTATATAaaggacacagacacacacctgataTAGCTGTGGCATAGATGAGAGATgggcttggaggactacagcttctgtacatggggcgtgcgcactaaccactgccccaccagtaCTCCAGCTCTGGCATAGATTTGACACAGAAGTATAAACCAGGCTTTTGTCATTTAGATCCAACAGTTAGAAGGTTTGGgtccaggttttaaaaaaaactttgtaaaaaacttgaaaaaaccAATAATGATGTAAACTTGTCTTTTTACTCTGTTGTCAAAAATGTTAATGAATAAGTTGATTCTCTTGATTTACGTGCAGTTAAAGTGAACTCCAAGGTCACACAGCCTTTTGACTTTTGATTTAGTTATGCATATTATTTCATAAGGAGTGATATAGTAGAAAAGTGAAGTAGATATTCTAGGAGTTGgatgagagtgagagaaagtgatgaccaggaaaaaagaaaagccctTGTGGTATGCGCTGCAGGTTACAGGTTAATGATCTGTGACACTTAAAAGATGAATTTGACTCTGAGGGAGGGCGAGGCTGCACGTAGACAGACTCAGGAGTACCGAGGCAGAAGTGATTACACATAACTGGgtgattgtttgttgttttgagtgAGCATGCTCATATAAGAGTAGCTCCAGCTCAGGCTCGTCTTTGTACCTGAACAGGTAGCAGCAGAAGATGAGGCTGAGCATGAGAATGAAGAGTCCGATGCCCAGGACGATGATGTAGACGTTGAGTGGGAGGTGGAAGAGCTCTTCAGATGACATTTTGCAGTATGGGCCGACGTTCTGCAATCCAAGGTTACACAGACACCCTGACAGGACGAGACACATGAACAAAGATCACACAGgagcaaaaaaaaccaaatttAATCAGCTAAAGCATCATGATTTCACCCCCAGGATGAAAACATACATATATAGTTATATATTAAGGTTGCACCAGATGCAAAAAAAGACGTATTCTTGAACGGTGAAAATCCTCTTGGGTAGTATTTGGTATTTTGTGCAATCTGTTATATTTTCAAATATGAGTGCATACTTGTGTTGGAGTGGATCATAATGCAATACTTACTTCCCACAGACTATGAAGTATTAACAACTAGGACATTACAGACAACAAACTGCATCATGTTAGCGTACAATAATTCAAGAAACTGAATCGTGATCTGACTCAGCTTTATCTTTCAACAAAGAACAAGGCCCTCATGAACACAACTAACTGTTGATataatgcaaacacaaacatgatgtcAAATGTTTGAGCAAATATattaacatttcctttttttttttaatatgcatGATTTCAGCAAACAAAGTCACAGTCAGTTAACTGTATCGTTAGGAATGCAGCTTACATCATGAGTGGCATTTAGAAACTCAAAGAATAAATCAACCACCCTCCGTTTAAAGTGAAGGAAGTTTGGTTTTACATGTGGCATTTCAAGAATTTGAATCCATTCAAAAGCATTCAAAGATGTACCCACATCATAATTGATATGATTGATGTTGGTATACGTTATTTTCTTGGATGATAGGACTATAattctttctgtctttgggTCCTGAAGTATCTAAACCAGATGGCCCACACTTGTTGTGGGGAGCGATTCTTCCATACCAAGAAGCTGGTTTGACAGTAAATCAAAAGCCTGTTTTACATGTGCACAAAACTTCTGCATATGTGACGACAGCAGAGTTTTTCACCCTGTCTTCACAgggactttttcctgccagcacCCTAAGATTTCCATTTGAAGTCGAGGTACACTAagctgatgtgtgaatgcaacAGGAAATCAAGAAAACTCAACGGAAGTGAACTAGCAGGGGTGATGATATTATGACACCAGGTGGAAGCAGGTTGGTTTCTAATTGTTGCAAATGTAATGAAGCTGAATGAACCTCCAAACAGCTAATCAGAGAGTTTCCTCTTACCAACCGCTGatgccgattcaacatgtcgaatgcCAACGGAGGCCGACGAGGGCCGACAAGGGCCGATGGGTAGCGACAGAGCCTAACACACAAAAACTACGGCGACGACCGTTCACACCCTTAGTGTGTCAGGGCCATTAGACCCCCCACCCAGTCTGACAGGGAAAACTTCACGCTGTGAGCCATATGTGTAAAAGGGGCAGActttctga is part of the Labrus bergylta chromosome 10, fLabBer1.1, whole genome shotgun sequence genome and encodes:
- the si:dkey-51a16.9 gene encoding RING finger protein 122 isoform X1 is translated as MHPVHWCNGCLCNLGLQNVGPYCKMSSEELFHLPLNVYIIVLGIGLFILMLSLIFCCYLFRLRRQGSREQYGYNEVVLKGAGKKLSLLGQMCAVCLEEFRSRDELGVCPCSHAFHKKCLLKWLEIRSVCPMCNKPICRLQPDPPQAPERPQSLLEV
- the si:dkey-51a16.9 gene encoding RING finger protein 122 isoform X2; this translates as MSSEELFHLPLNVYIIVLGIGLFILMLSLIFCCYLFRLRRQGSREQYGYNEVVLKGAGKKLSLLGQMCAVCLEEFRSRDELGVCPCSHAFHKKCLLKWLEIRSVCPMCNKPICRLQPDPPQAPERPQSLLEV